In one Leptolyngbyaceae cyanobacterium genomic region, the following are encoded:
- a CDS encoding DUF4926 domain-containing protein, translating to MIEPQLFDVIELLINLPDYNLEAGARGAIVDCYADGKYEVEFTNEEGETEVLCPLQSDQFIVVWKAKTKSWLSVSEQIVAAIGNLSEERKREVLDFTRALYQR from the coding sequence ATGATTGAGCCACAATTATTTGATGTAATTGAATTACTAATTAATTTGCCTGATTATAATCTAGAGGCGGGAGCGCGAGGAGCAATTGTAGATTGCTATGCTGATGGTAAATATGAGGTAGAGTTTACTAACGAAGAAGGAGAAACTGAGGTTCTTTGTCCGCTGCAATCCGATCAATTTATAGTGGTTTGGAAGGCTAAAACTAAGAGTTGGTTATCAGTATCAGAACAAATTGTAGCTGCGATCGGAAATTTATCTGAAGAACGTAAACGAGAAGTTCTAGATTTTACTCGTGCTTTGTATCAAAGGTGA